From the Neobacillus sp. PS3-34 genome, the window CGGGAAGTGGAAGATGCTTATTTTGTGGCATCTTGGAAAAGAAGGGACAAAACGGTTCGGTGAATTGAAGGCACTCATGCCTGGTATTACTCAAAGAATGCTCGTAAACCAGCTCCGGGAACTTGAAGAGGACTTAATTGTTGAACGAAAGGTTTATCCCGTAGTTCCCCCAAAGGTCGAATACTCACTTACTGAACAAGGAAGAAGCCTAATGCCAATTTTGGATTCAATGTACCAATGGGGTAAAAACTACATGGAAACATCTTTGAAATCGCCCATGGAAAAATCCGAGTCAGTTAAGTAACCAATAAAATTTCTATATAAATTATGGAACAGCCTTTCCTCATAGGAAGGCTGTTTTTTATATGAAAGAAATGGGTAATATAAATTTAACTATTCGTGGTGGAAGCATTTCGAAAATATTACATATATAAAGGGGATTTCCATATGAAACTGACTCCGGAGCAGCGCATCGAACTGCATGGCTTCAATAATTTAACCAAATCATTGAGCTTTAATATGTATGATATTTGCTATACGAGAACGAAAGAGGAACGCGAGGCTTATCTTGAATATATTGATGAACAGTACAATGCCGACCGGTTAACGAAAATTTTAAAACATGTTACCGAAATCATTGGGGCCCATGTTCTGAATGTAGCCAAACAGGATTATGTTCCCCAGGGTGCAAGTGTGACGATCCTGGTTTCGGAAGGACCTGTGGTAGAGGTTCCTAATGAGGTATATGATGCATCACCGGGACCGCTCCCTGATTCAGTGGTCATGCAACTGGATAAGAGCCATATCACCGTCCATACTTACCCTGAATATCACCCAGACGAAGGGATCAGCACGTTCAGGGCAGACATTGATGTCTCTACCTGCGGTGAAATCTCTCCGCTTAAAGCGCTCAATTATCTCATTCGGTCATTTGATACCGACATTATGTCGATCGATTATAAGGTTCGCGGCTTCACCCGTGACAAATACGGCCGTAAATTATTTATTGACCATGATATCAGTTCCATCCAGAATTATATTCCGGATGATGTAAAAAGCTTATTCGATATGATCGATGTGAACGTTTATCAGGAAAATATCTTTCATACTAAATGTAAGCTCAAAGAGTTCGATATAAACAATTATCTCTTTGGCTATACAAAAGACAAATTGGACCCGGAAGAACTCGAGGAAATCACTGAAAGACTATTGATGGAAATGGATGAGATTTTTTACGGGAAAAATATCCGTCCTGGATCGTTAAAGTGAAACCAGTCCCCGTTAATGCAGGAAAATAAATTTAATCAAACGTTTGATTAATAATCATAACCTCAAAAGGCCGTTCAGCTGAACGGCCTTTTGAATTCTTTTCACCTATCCAGTTTAACCAGCTCGGCATCCTTGTTAGGGCGCTGCAAAATTAAATCCCTTAGTATATGGGAACCAAGCATGCTGTATACTGTCCCGTTCCCTCCATAGCCTAGCAGATAAAAAATACGTCCTTTATCAGGTTGCTTTCCAATGTAGGGGAGATTATCAAGAGATTCTCCAAAACTGGCTCCCCATGAATAGGCGACCTCTACAGTCTGCATTGGAAAGAGCTTTTCAATCTCCTGTTTGAGCCGGGTGGCACGGTTATCAATCCAAGATTCGTTTTGAGGGGCTTCTGGTTCATCCTCATCCAATCCGCCGGCAATAATTCGACCATCCGTTGTAGTACGGAGATACAAGTAAGGCCGTTTAGTTTCCCAAATTAACATTTTATCTTCCCATTGTGATAAATCTTCTATCGGCTCAGTCGCAATTGCATATGAACGGTTAATATCTGCGCCGATTCTGTCGCCAATCGGAGGTGTCTCATAGCCGGTGGCATATATTACATTCGAAGCGGAGAAGGTACCAATGGATGTATCAACTGTGACCTTATCTTTAGTTTCCTGTACATTTCTTACTTCAACCTGCTCAAACAAATGCACATCTTTATTTTTTAAATAACTGAAAATGTTGTTTACGAAAAGATACGGATTCACTTCTGCATCACCATAAGTGATCAGTGCAGCCGGTTTTGAAAAAGGAAGATGGCTTTCCAGTTCTTCTTTCGTCCAGTATTCCACCGGAAAATTATTCTTTATAAGTGCGTCATATTCCTTCATCAGCTTCTTAACATCTTCTTCTGTACTTGCAAAACAAATACTTTTTCTGCGGATTAACTCACTTGACTCGGGTAATGTCTTTGATACTTCTTCTAGCTGTTCGACTGCCTGTTGGCATAAATGGTAAAAGCGAACAGCATTTTCTTCCCCAATTTGCTCGATTAGTTCATGGAGCATGATGTCATTTGAAAATTGAAGCAGCCCGGTATTTGCCGAAGAGCTCCCCGAGGCAGCCGTTTGTTTATCGACGATCGCAATTTTTAATCCTTCTTGTGAAAGAGTATAGGCACTCAATGCACCCGACATCCCTGCCCCGACAATGACGACGTCATAATGTGCAGCAATCGGCGGATTTTTATGATTACTTTGCCTGTTTTTTAACGTGGTTGGCCAGTATAATTCACCGTTATGCAAATCCATTGAACTGTCCCCCAGTACTAGCTTGCTTGTGTTGTTGCTACTAGTTTACCCTAGGACCTTAGTCTGAAAACGCAATAAGAAGTGATAGAATTTTCACTCTTTCCCAAACAGGAAGTGACAACTTGTCTCTTTCGCCTTAATATGGAAATAAGGAGAAAGGGGTAGATGGCTGTGCAGGTAAAGGTGTTTGCCAATCTCCGCCAAATCTGCGGCGGGGTAAAAGTAGAGGTTTTACCAGAAGGGGATAGAGTTATTGATGTGCTGGATAAAATGGTAGAGATGTTTCCTGACTTGCAGGCAGAGATATTTACGGCTGAAAAAGAGCTGCTTCCATTTGTTCATGTGTATGTAAACGGAAGAAACATCGTCCATGAGGAAGGGCTTTTAACCAGGGTCAAGGAAACGGACCAATTTGCTCTATTTCCGCCAGTCGCAGGTGGTTGAGTTGCCGAGCCGCGACCTTGAATTCCGCGGAATAAACCGAACACATCTGGGAATGTACTTTGAAGAACTCGGTGGGATCCAAATAACCGATTCCTTCCCGTACATATATAAGGCCGAGAGCTGGAGTGGGCGGATAGTAAGCGAAGAGGAAATCGCCTTCACAAAAATATTCAGAGTGAATGCCGTTCAAATCCGTTTTGAGGCGGAGGATGAAAACCTGCTTGAGGAATTGATTAAAAACTATCGCTATAAAACGACAAGGATAGGTGGATAAAAAAGGCTTCTGCACAAATTGCAGAAGCCTTTTCTTTATTCAATTATACGAGTTGGCCTGGATTGATGATTCCCAATTCACGAAGCTTATCTTCTGGAACAATACCATCTTTCCAGCCGCGAACCTGATAATATTCTTCAAGCATGATAT encodes:
- a CDS encoding winged helix-turn-helix transcriptional regulator, coding for MPRMQDKTFNCEKELTLSVIGGKWKMLILWHLGKEGTKRFGELKALMPGITQRMLVNQLRELEEDLIVERKVYPVVPPKVEYSLTEQGRSLMPILDSMYQWGKNYMETSLKSPMEKSESVK
- the speD gene encoding adenosylmethionine decarboxylase, with the translated sequence MKLTPEQRIELHGFNNLTKSLSFNMYDICYTRTKEEREAYLEYIDEQYNADRLTKILKHVTEIIGAHVLNVAKQDYVPQGASVTILVSEGPVVEVPNEVYDASPGPLPDSVVMQLDKSHITVHTYPEYHPDEGISTFRADIDVSTCGEISPLKALNYLIRSFDTDIMSIDYKVRGFTRDKYGRKLFIDHDISSIQNYIPDDVKSLFDMIDVNVYQENIFHTKCKLKEFDINNYLFGYTKDKLDPEELEEITERLLMEMDEIFYGKNIRPGSLK
- a CDS encoding FAD-binding oxidoreductase produces the protein MDLHNGELYWPTTLKNRQSNHKNPPIAAHYDVVIVGAGMSGALSAYTLSQEGLKIAIVDKQTAASGSSSANTGLLQFSNDIMLHELIEQIGEENAVRFYHLCQQAVEQLEEVSKTLPESSELIRRKSICFASTEEDVKKLMKEYDALIKNNFPVEYWTKEELESHLPFSKPAALITYGDAEVNPYLFVNNIFSYLKNKDVHLFEQVEVRNVQETKDKVTVDTSIGTFSASNVIYATGYETPPIGDRIGADINRSYAIATEPIEDLSQWEDKMLIWETKRPYLYLRTTTDGRIIAGGLDEDEPEAPQNESWIDNRATRLKQEIEKLFPMQTVEVAYSWGASFGESLDNLPYIGKQPDKGRIFYLLGYGGNGTVYSMLGSHILRDLILQRPNKDAELVKLDR
- a CDS encoding ubiquitin-like small modifier protein 1, whose protein sequence is MQVKVFANLRQICGGVKVEVLPEGDRVIDVLDKMVEMFPDLQAEIFTAEKELLPFVHVYVNGRNIVHEEGLLTRVKETDQFALFPPVAGG